The following coding sequences are from one Paucidesulfovibrio gracilis DSM 16080 window:
- the cbiM gene encoding cobalt transporter CbiM: MHIAEGVLPWPILVAGGALTALGTAVGLRRVDYDKIMSVAMLSAAFFVGSLVHVPVMGSSAHLVLGGLLGIVLGWAAFPAILVALLLQAVLFQFGGLTTLGVNTFNMAAPAVLCHYIFRPLLESRSPKQRNIAAFAFGFLALLFSALLTAGSLALTEGFLVAAVALLASHVAVMVIEGFVTMFAFGFLARVKPEVLEAGGVRPQTS; encoded by the coding sequence ATGCACATTGCCGAAGGCGTCCTGCCCTGGCCCATTCTGGTGGCCGGGGGCGCGCTCACCGCCCTGGGAACGGCCGTGGGACTGCGGCGCGTGGATTATGACAAAATCATGAGCGTGGCCATGCTCTCAGCGGCGTTTTTCGTCGGCTCCCTGGTGCATGTACCGGTCATGGGCAGCAGCGCCCACCTCGTGTTGGGCGGCTTGCTCGGCATCGTCCTGGGCTGGGCCGCCTTTCCCGCCATACTCGTGGCGCTACTCCTCCAGGCCGTGCTGTTCCAGTTCGGCGGCCTGACCACTCTCGGCGTGAATACCTTTAATATGGCGGCTCCGGCCGTGCTCTGCCACTATATTTTCCGCCCCCTGCTGGAAAGCCGCAGCCCCAAACAGCGCAACATCGCTGCCTTTGCGTTCGGCTTTCTTGCCCTGTTGTTCTCGGCCCTGCTCACGGCCGGTTCCCTGGCCCTGACGGAAGGATTCCTGGTGGCGGCCGTGGCGCTGCTGGCCAGCCATGTGGCCGTGATGGTGATCGAAGGCTTTGTGACCATGTTCGCGTTCGGCTTTCTCGCCCGGGTCAAGCCCGAGGTGCTGGAGGCTGGCGGCGTGCGCCCCCAAACATCCTGA
- a CDS encoding LysE family translocator — translation MLFDANTVAFASVALVLTVTPGNDTILVLRNAIRGGSREGMITGLGICTGLFVHALLSALGLSLILMHSAELYHAVKWAGAAYIVWLGFQALRDAFRGAGKIQVAGGAAGPEPGVSTRRRLFEGFLCNVLNPKVVVFYLAFLPQFIGPQDPVVTKSILLAGIHWLMGLVWLMFISWGVDLARAQLARPAVRRGLDAVCGFALVGLGVRLAMDSE, via the coding sequence ATGCTTTTTGACGCCAATACCGTGGCTTTCGCCTCCGTGGCCCTGGTGCTTACGGTGACGCCCGGCAACGACACCATCCTTGTGTTGCGCAACGCCATCCGCGGCGGCAGTCGGGAAGGGATGATCACCGGGCTGGGCATCTGCACCGGCCTGTTTGTGCACGCGCTGTTGTCCGCGCTCGGGCTTTCCTTGATTTTGATGCACTCGGCGGAACTGTACCACGCCGTGAAATGGGCCGGGGCCGCCTATATCGTCTGGCTGGGCTTCCAGGCATTGCGTGATGCGTTTCGCGGTGCGGGCAAGATTCAAGTGGCCGGGGGCGCAGCCGGGCCGGAACCGGGCGTTTCCACCCGCCGTCGCCTGTTCGAGGGTTTTTTGTGCAACGTGCTCAATCCCAAGGTGGTGGTATTTTATCTGGCGTTCCTGCCCCAGTTCATCGGGCCGCAGGATCCGGTGGTGACCAAATCCATCCTTTTGGCGGGTATTCACTGGCTCATGGGGTTGGTCTGGTTGATGTTCATTTCCTGGGGCGTGGATCTGGCCCGGGCGCAATTGGCGCGGCCTGCGGTGCGTCGCGGGTTGGACGCGGTGTGCGGGTTCGCATTGGTGGGACTCGGGGTCCGGCTGGCCATGGATTCCGAATAA